From the genome of Populus alba chromosome 10, ASM523922v2, whole genome shotgun sequence, one region includes:
- the LOC118061499 gene encoding heat stress transcription factor A-6b translates to MNRRGRAIKEEYAGGSSSTYSSGMASTAIPQPMEGLHDPGPPPFLTKTYDIIEDSSTNHIISWSRGNNSFVVWDPQAFSISLLPRYFKHNNFSSFVRQLNTYGFRKVDPDRWEFANEGFLRGQKHLLKTVRRRKAPQTQTSQQALEACVEVGTFRLDGEVDRLSRDKHVLMVELVKLRQQQQTTRAYLQLMEQRIKRNENKQQHMMSFLARAMQNPTFVQQLVQQKDMMKELEGEISKKKRRPIDQGRSNVEVGEFGRGEGVGTFVKIEPREFGGFSEFEVPEFVNLAMNMRELNENQLINLDEECIEKGEEYENNGKDFDEAFWEDLLNEDIGEQGEDEEDVNVLVEQLGYLGYSPK, encoded by the exons ATGAATCGTCGGGGCCGAGCGATCAAGGAGGAGTATGCAGGTGGTAGTTCAAGCACATACTCATCAGGCATGGCATCTACAGCTATTCCACAACCAATGGAGGGACTCCATGACCCAGGTCCTCCTCCATTTCTCACTAAAACTTATGATATAATAGAAGATTCAAGCACAAACCATATTATTTCTTGGAGTAGAGGTAACAACAGCTTTGTTGTTTGGGATCCCCAAGCCTTTTCCATTAGTCTCCTCCCTAGATACTTCAAGCACAACAATTTCTCAAGCTTTGTTAGGCAGCTAAACACATAT GGGTTTAGAAAGGTTGATCCAGATAGATGGGAGTTTGCTAATGAAGGATTTCTCAGAGGGCAAAAACATCTTCTCAAGACTGTTAGGAGGAGAAAAGCTCCTCAAACTCAGACTTCTCAGCAAGCTCTAGAGGCTTGTGTTGAAGTTGGAACATTTAGACTGGATGGGGAAGTTGATCGATTAAGCCGAGACAAACATGTATTAATGGTGGAACTAGTGAAGCTTAGACAGCAACAACAGACTACTAGAGCTTACCTTCAACTTATGGAACAAAGAATTAAAAGGAATGAGAATAAACAGCAACATATGATGAGTTTCTTGGCTAGAGCAATGCAAAATCCCACCTTTGTGCAGCAACTAGTCCAACAAAAGGACATGATGAAAGAGCTTGAAGGGGAGattagtaaaaagaaaaggcgaCCGATTGATCAAGGGCGTAGTAATGTTGAGGTTGGAGAATTTGGCCGTGGTGAGGGAGTAGGAacatttgttaaaattgaacCTCGGGAGTTTGGTGGTTTTTCTGAGTTTGAAGTTCCAGAATTTGTCAATCTGGCTATGAACATGCGAGAACTAAATGAAAACCAACTGATCAACTTGGATGAAGAATGTATtgaaaaaggagaagaatatgaaaataatggTAAAGACTTTGATGAGGCTTTCTGGGAAGATTTATTGAATGAGGATATTGGCGAACAGGGTGAAGATGAGGAAGATGTAAACGTGTTGGTTGAGCAGCTTGGTTACTTGGGTTATAGTCCAAAGTAG